The following are encoded together in the Arvicanthis niloticus isolate mArvNil1 chromosome 9, mArvNil1.pat.X, whole genome shotgun sequence genome:
- the Egr4 gene encoding early growth response protein 4 has protein sequence MAVARGVGSREPAPPQLYKWGDCRLGEPGCTLEKPGAAARGRCGRPRAPRPPKPRPRAKRREPRAGAPGFPASRTRPSSARPRAPRRHRAMLHLSDFSGPDALLSKPTEGCAHASPELPRLPARDAPSAAAYPGGDFLSWALSSCGAGGDLTDSCFLEGPAPTPPSGLSYSGSFFIQAVPEHPHDPEALFNLMSGILGLAPFPSPEAAASRSPLDVPFPTGPDALLPDLYSPDLSSAAFPEAFWEAAPSAGAPSQCLFEPQLSPPDVKPGLRAPPASPALDAAASAFKGPYAPWELLSAGTPGNCGSQGSFQTTPEARFSAVGTKVEDLLSISCPAELPGPATRLYPAGAYDAFSLAPGDLGEGTEGLPALLTPPGGEGGSGGEGGEFLAAPQAQLSPLGLRGAATADFSKPLVADLPGGSGVAAPASPAASFPAAKARRKGRRGGKCSARCFCPRPHVKAFACPVESCVRSFARSDELNRHLRIHTGHKPFQCRICLRNFSRSDHLTTHVRTHTGEKPFACDVCGRRFARSDEKKRHSKVHLKQKARAEERLKGLGFYSLGLSFAAL, from the exons ATGGCAGTGGCCCGGGGAGTCGGAAGCCGGGAGCCAGCGCCGCCGCAGCTATATAAGTGGGGGGACTGTAGGTTGGGAGAGCCCGGTTGCACTTTGGAGAAGCCAGGAGCCGCCGCCCGAGGCAGGTGCGGGCGACCCAGGGCGCCGCGGCCCCCCAAGCCTCGTCCCCGAGCCAAGCGTCGGGAGCCTAGAGCTGGGGCGCCCGGATTCCCTGCCAGCCGCACGCGCCCCAGCTCAGCGAGGCCCCGGGCGCCCCGCCGCCACCGCGCCATGCTCCACCTGAGCGACTTCTCCGGCCCCGACGCGCTCCTCTCCAAGCCCACCGAAGGCTGCGCCCACGCCAGCCCCGAGCTGCCCCGGCTGCCTGCTAGGGACGCTCCCTCGGCTGCCGCGTATCCTGGAG GCGACTTCTTGAGCTGGGCTCTGAGCAGCTGCGGCGCCGGAGGGGACCTAACAGACTCCTGCTTCCTGGAGGGCCCTGCACCCACGCCCCCTTCGGGCCTCAGCTACAGCGGCAGCTTCTTCATCCAGGCCGTTCCCGAACACCCGCACGACCCGGAGGCCCTCTTCAACCTCATGTCTGGCATCTTGGGCCTGGCCCCTTTCCCCAGCCCCGAGGCGGCAGCGTCTCGGTCCCCCCTGGATGTCCCTTTCCCCACGGGCCCCGATGCCTTGCTGCCGGACCTTTACTCCCCGGATCTGAGTTCGGCCGCCTTCCCGGAGGCGTTTTGGGAGGCCGCGCCTTCGGCGGGCGCCCCCTCGCAGTGCCTGTTCGAGCCCCAACTCTCCCCGCCCGACGTCAAGCCCGGCCTGAGGGCGCCTCCCGCTTCTCCAGCGCTGGACGCTGCTGCTTCGGCCTTCAAAGGGCCCTACGCCCCCTGGGAGCTGCTGTCGGCCGGGACCCCGGGGAACTGTGGCTCGCAGGGAAGCTTCCAGACCACCCCGGAGGCCCGCTTCTCCGCGGTAGGGACCAAGGTCGAGGACCTGCTCTCCATCAGCTGCCCGGCCGAGTTGCCCGGCCCCGCCACCAGACTCTACCCGGCAGGGGCCTACGACGCCTTCTCGCTGGCCCCAGGTGACTTAGGGGAGGGGACCGAGGGCCTCCCCGCGCTGCTGACCCCTCCgggcggggagggagggagcggCGGCGAAGGCGGAGAGTTCCTGGCCGCCCCTCAGGCGCAGCTCTCCCCTCTGGGCTTGCGCGGCGCCGCCACGGCGGACTTCTCCAAACCCCTGGTGGCCGACCTCCCGGGGGGCAGCGGCGTGGCCGCGCCCGCATCTCCCGCCGCCTCCTTCCCCGCGGCCAAAGCCCGGCGCAAGGGACGCCGGGGCGGCAAGTGCAGCGCGCGCTGCTTCTGCCCGCGGCCGCACGTCAAGGCCTTCGCCTGCCCCGTGGAGAGCTGCGTGCGGAGCTTCGCGCGCTCCGACGAGCTCAACCGCCACCTGCGCATCCACACGGGCCACAAGCCCTTCCAGTGCCGCATCTGCCTGCGCAACTTCAGCCGCAGCGACCACCTCACCACGCACGTGCGCACCCACACGGGCGAGAAGCCCTTCGCCTGCGACGTGTGCGGCCGCCGCTTCGCGCGCAGCGACGAGAAGAAACGGCACAGCAAGGTGCACTTGAAGCAGAAGGCGCGCGCCGAGGAGCGCCTCAAGGGCCTGGGCTTCTACTCGCTGGGCCTCTCCTTCGCCGCGCTGTAG